The DNA sequence ACTAACATCGAGCAACATCTTGTGTCGACGTGCTAAGTCTGAATAATCAGCCCCATAGAGAATCCTAAGATCAATATCTAAATTAATCTTCTCAAGTTCGTTAACTACTAGGTGTTCATATTGGCGCTGGGTCATGGTGTTATACGATTTATTAGTATATATAGAGTATATGTGAACAATCGTTCACTAGTCAACTGTGGATAAGCCACCACGTCACACCACGTAATTTTGTCTATACTTTCCCCTCTTATAATTCACTTACTTTTGTAAATCTCTGATTATTACTACGTTAACACCGAAACTAAGGAGAGTACTATACATAAGTAAGTTGTTTCTTTAGATCAAAGACCTGGGTTAAAACCTCAAACGCTTGCGCTGTACCATCGTTCATACGAACCTTTCACAGTCTCTACAAGGTACGTTTACTATTGTGGACGTTGAAACTACGGGTATGCGAGCTGCATTTGACCAAATCATTGAGATTGGAATTGCGTTAGTCAAAGACAGTGTGATCATTGATACATATGGATCATTAGTAAGACCAAACCAATCGGTAAACCCATACCACCTTAGAGAAATATGACAAGTAAATTGTTCAATAGTACACGACGTGTATAATGACGTGTAAACAATTTACATATGACAGAAGCAGCCAAGAAAATATTAATCATGGAGGATGACGAGACAATGCTCGAAACCCTCAAGGTTCGTCTCGAGCAAGAAGGATACGTAGTTACTGCAACCTACGACGGAGAAGAAGGACTTGTAGAGTTTTGGAAAGTTCGACCAGATTTAGTCATCATAGACATCATGATGCCGATGAAAGATGGGTTAAATGTAATTAAAGACATCCACAAGAAAGAACCTCAAAACGAAGTTCCAATCATTATCCTCACAAACACAAAGGACTCCTCATACCTTGCCGCAGCACTTTCAAACCAAGTCACAAGCTACCTCACAAAAGCAGACCACACTCTGGAAGACATCGTTACGGTTGTAAAGAAAAAGTTCGAAGATCTCGCCCACCTATAAACTCTTTGCTGGTTGTTTAGTGAATGTTTTTGGTAGACCAATTACAAAGATAGTACCTCCGCCATCTCGAGCTGTTACCTCAATTATTCCCCCGTGCATGTGCGCATACTGCTGGGCAATATATAATCCCATTCCTGAACTTTCTTGATCGGTATAGTGACCTTCCGTACGTAATGTTCGATAGTACCCTTCAAAAATCCTTGGTATATCTTCCGCTGAAACCCCAGGTCCACAGTCAGAGATCTTAAACAAATGAAAATCTCCTTTGGCCTCGTACCCAATCTCCACTCGTGAGTGGGTACTTGTATATTTAACTGCGTTAGAAATGATATTTGAGAATACGTGTCGTATTTTCTCCTCATCAGCTTCAATTGGAATATTTTTCTGCCACGATGGCAAAAATTCTACAGATACAAACCTATGGTCCGCAAAGAAATACAACATCTCAACTATTCCTTCCACAAGTGCAGCAGCATTAATTTTTCTTGGTATTAATGCTATTGATCTATGGTGCTCGAGGGCATCCATATTTAAAAGAGTATTTAGTCTATGTAACAAGTTTGATGCACTCTTGTGTAACAGTGAGAGTGTATGAATCTTGCTTACTGGCATCGATGTGTCTTTCATCATACTTTCAGCAACCCACCGTATTCCTGTTAAAGGTGTTCGTATCTCGTGTGATGCAATAGAAAGGAATTTTGCCCTTGCTTCAAGAAAACGTCGTTCGTTTCGGATGAAGAAATATATTGCCCAGAGGATAGTCAGTAACACCAGTGTCAACAAAATTGGTAATGAAGAAAAACCGTATACAGCTCGGTAATAATCCCTTGCATTGAAATCAAGACCAACTTCTGCAACAACCTCACCAGTTTGATGATCAAGAATTGGGTATAT is a window from the Candidatus Paceibacterota bacterium genome containing:
- a CDS encoding HAMP domain-containing sensor histidine kinase, which encodes IYPILDHQTGEVVAEVGLDFNARDYYRAVYGFSSLPILLTLVLLTILWAIYFFIRNERRFLEARAKFLSIASHEIRTPLTGIRWVAESMMKDTSMPVSKIHTLSLLHKSASNLLHRLNTLLNMDALEHHRSIALIPRKINAAALVEGIVEMLYFFADHRFVSVEFLPSWQKNIPIEADEEKIRHVFSNIISNAVKYTSTHSRVEIGYEAKGDFHLFKISDCGPGVSAEDIPRIFEGYYRTLRTEGHYTDQESSGMGLYIAQQYAHMHGGIIEVTARDGGGTIFVIGLPKTFTKQPAKSL
- a CDS encoding response regulator, which produces MTEAAKKILIMEDDETMLETLKVRLEQEGYVVTATYDGEEGLVEFWKVRPDLVIIDIMMPMKDGLNVIKDIHKKEPQNEVPIIILTNTKDSSYLAAALSNQVTSYLTKADHTLEDIVTVVKKKFEDLAHL
- a CDS encoding exonuclease domain-containing protein, with the translated sequence MRCTIVHTNLSQSLQGTFTIVDVETTGMRAAFDQIIEIGIALVKDSVIIDTYGSLVRPNQSVNPYHLREI